The DNA window AGTTGTCGAGTACCCACAATGCCGATACCTTTATCACATTGGTATATAGTAATAATATCAGCCAGTGTCGTGACAGATTTCCATTCAATATCCGGGTTTACAAAAAACAAATAGTCTCCACGGCATAAATCAGCACCTTGATTACAGCCTCGGGTATAGCCATTATTGTGTTGATTAAAAATCAAGGTTACATTATCCGTCTTTTGATACTGAGACAGTATTTGTTGGTTGCCACTATCCATGGAGTTATCAATAACGATCACTTCTATATCAAAATCACCTTCCTGAATCAGTATCCTTTCGACATTATCTACAACTCGTTCCGCTTTAAAAAAATCAACAATAACAACAGAAATTAATATTTTCTTAGCCATAGGAATCTTCCCTTTGCTCAACGAATAATTTTTTATCAATAACAGAAGCAAACGCATGATTTGTTATATCTATTGCCTTGTCATATCTTGGTATTGAAATTAAGTCTGCCGCGCTATATTCAGGCAATAATTCATCTGGATAAACAACCTTCATATTAGGGTTACATAACTCTTTCGCAATTTGTAATTGGTGATCATCAGAAAACTCGCCAAATCGCGCTAATCTAGGTACAAAGACCACCTGTTTCTGAAAAGTAAGCATATGGTTGATACTGCCAACACCGCAGTGACTAATCACCAAGCTGCTCTCTTTTACCAAAGCGTCCATTTTATCCTTCGGTACTATCGCTGCAATCTCGCCATTCGCAGGTTTTTCTTCAATCTCAAAGCCACCCGTTTGAATAAACCAGCGAACATTAGGATCTCTATAAATGTCAAGCTTGGCCATTGCCGTAATCAACCGTGGAAAAGGATAAGTATTCGTCCCCGTTGTCACTAATACCAATGGTTTTTCAGGCGGCTGTAATGGTGTGATAACCTTGTTGGTTTTACCTGCTAAATCAAATGTTTTACCTACATATTCCACGTTATATTCTCTAGCTATCCCTTCCCACTGCGACATAAATTCATCGTATAACTTATACTTATGAATAAATCTACCAGTATTAGAAAGTTCAACAACGCGAGACAGCGTATCTAAATATACAAATTTTAAGGGTAAGAACTTACACACTAGCGCAAAAGGTAAAACCAGTGGCCCACCTGTCGTGAATACTGTCCGCGGTCTTTCTCTTAAAAGCACATACAAGGCATAAAAAATATTTACAAAGTGAATAAACGCATTTTTTTGTGTTGACCACATAGTGTAAATCTTCTTAATTTTATCCTCGTTAACGAGTGACATCGTTGTCACTAATACAATATCATTAACATGGCTACAAGCGCATAATGCTTGAGTAAGGTGTCCTCCAGCCGATGCAATAACAAGCACTTTTCTATTTGGCATTTCGATACTCCAGATTAAGGCCATCAACTAAACTTTGATAATGATTAACCACCGTTTTCTTCTCGAAAATGTCTAATGCATGTGTTTCTAATGCACACTTAATACGACTTTGAAAAAATTCATGTCGCACGATCAACTCTTCGACTTTATTCTCTAACTCATCGATATCTTGATTACGAACCTTAATGCCCACATCAATGTCATCCAAATAGCCATCAATACCGGTATTCGCGTGATATAAGATCGGTAAGCCAGAAAATAACGCTTCTACAAAAACCATCCCAAAAGACTCATTCTTACTCGGTAATAAAAATGCGGCATATTGTTTTAATTTTTGTTGCAGAAGCTTATTATCAATGCAGCCTTTAATCGTAACCTTCTCACTTAACGATAATGCGTTGATTTTACTCTGCACTATTTTAATCTTACTTTCAGAACCAGAGCCATATATATCCAGCTTAATATCTGGATATGCAACACTAAGTCTAGATATAGCCGCAAGTAATGGCATTATTCCTTTTCGTTCATATTGTTCAAAACGAAATACGGTAACAAAGTGCGCAACTCGATTGTTCTTACAGATATCTGCTAGCTGACTCATTTCACAGGGATTAGGGAGCAAACTAGATTGAGCTGCCGATGTATTAATCGTACTTTTAAGCATTTTTTTAATTGGATTTTTAGCCCAAGAACTCACCCAAAAGATATGTTCCGCCTCTTCTAATACCTTTTTCCAACGTGATCGTAAAAATGATTTACGTTGTAAAATACGTACATCAGTTCCCCCTCTAACGGATAGGAAATACGGAATGCCGATTTGATTAGCGATTGCAGCACCTAACGTGCCATCAATTGCTAATTTATGGCCATGAATAAGCTGGTATTTGATCTGTTGCTTTTTGATAAGATTAAAAAGAAGGTAACGGGCAAGAAATAAAGATAAAGTCAGCGCTAAACCAAAAGGTAATCCCCAATAATAAACCGAATATAATTTATGATTATGCGGAATAACACGAACCAGCCAAGGCCATGGGGTACGATGAATAACAAACACGGTATTGGAGATACCAGAGGTGGCGTCTAATAGTGATTTAACAGCAGGCGTACTTTGATCATTGCGGCCATCGGGGTAATCAGAGTGTATATGTAAAATATTCATATCATAATTACCTACCGCAACCCGCTTTACATCCGCAGATAACCACCACTACATAGGAATTATAGGCATTACATTCTAATATTGACCACTTTATCAATGCAATATAAAATTAAAATAACTAAGTGCATAAAAATAAAGCCAAGTTTTACATCATGTATTTTAATACAATTAGTAATACTTGGCTTAGATTAAATATTCAAGCTGTTGGGCTTATATTTTGTCGTTAACGCTTATAAAGCCTGAGTGCTCTTTTTATAAACCTTGAGTATATTGTGCGTTAGTTGCCACAGGCACTAAGTTATTTAACGCTACTTTTGACGTGTCATCACCCGCGAGTAACGATTCAAAGTATTTGATTAGCTCAACTTTGTCTTGTTCTTTTTTAGAACCTGCACCGATATTAGTTAAATCAATAAAGAATTCGTCAAACAGATCAGAGAAATCATTTACTACATCAAAGTTTAAGAATTGTTCGTCATTGTAAATGCTTGGGTAGCCGCCTTTTTGTTTATCAACCGCAAACGAAATACCTTTAACATTAGTAATTGTTGTCGCTTTTTCACATTTCAGCATGCAACCATCTTCAATCGCAGGTTTCTTACAGCCAACCGTTTGTTGGAAGAAACATTGACGACTTGTCATCATCAGAATTGGGTGGTAAATACTGTAGAACATTTTAAAGTTCTTTGGACGAGTGATGTTTCTAATTTGACCACGGTTTATCTCGTTAGAAATAAACGCACCCGCACAGTTTAACTCTTCTTGTAAGGTTAGTAATGCGTGTGAGTTGGTTGTATTTAAGAACGGACCAGCAACCCACTCAATACCCATTTCAAATGCTTTATAAGCAATACCAGTATTATTAGTCACAATACGCTTAGGCTTCACTTCTTCAAGGATCTTCACTGACTCTAGGTAGTCTTTACCAATCAGTACCGCTGGAAACCAAGGAATTAAGCGTGGATTTTCTTGTAATAGTTTAATGTGTTTAGGGCAGTTCTTTTTTAAGCTCTCTGGGATCTTGAAGTAGATATAGGCATCGGTTACATCAGCAAGGTGTAAATCTTTTACGTTAGCAATAAGCAGTGATAACTTAGGTGTTTGTTCTATTTTAGGATGCTTAGGTAATGCAGGTACATCAACGTGTTTAACCACGTCACGTGAGCCATTTAATAAAAACGCCACTTGGTTTTTCAATTCTGTTAATTCTTTAAACGGCACAGTTAAGTTTTTATCAAAGTTGTCAAAGTTCATTGGCGCAAGATCAAACGTTGCATTATTGAAGCTACGGAAACGTTTCTCAACCGTTTCTGGAGTAATTGAAATTTCATCTGCAATACGCAATACAGAATCACTTTTCACTTCAAACGACGTATTACCAGCCATAATGTTGACTGTTAATGGGCCATTTTCTTTCGCCGTAAATACTAATGTAAGACCGATTTTATCAATGCTTAGATCTTTAATCTTTTCTGCGAGTTCTGCACCTAATGCATTTTTATCCGTATAAAGATCTTGTTTCACATCATGGATCTGTACAACAGAGATCGCATCACTTTTTTCAACTGCATAATTAACACTGTTATCACGTGGGTTATCAGTAAACATTTTCTTGTTTAGGTCGCCCTGCAAGAATGAGTTAGTGAAGCTACGGTTAAATACTTTATGCAGGTTGCCATCGTCAGCTAATAACTTGCCAGACTCAACAAAGTTGTTGATCTGTTTACGCCATGTATCGACAACTGTGTAAACATAGTGTGCGCCTTTAATACGGCCTTCTACTTTTAATGAATCAACACCTGCGTCAACCAACTGGGGTAAATCAAAGTATGCCGAGTTATCTTTCAAGTTAAGCGGGAAGCGATGACCTTCTGCAGTCACTTCGTATTCATCACGACATGCTTGACTACAGCGACCACGGTTACCTGAGTTGCCCACACTTACTGAGCTTGAGTAACATTGGCCAGAGAACGCGATACATAGTGCGCCATGCACGAATACTTCAGTGAGTACATCATGGTCATGCGCAACTGTCGTTAGTTGTTTAATTTCACCAAGGTTCAGCTCACGAGATAAATTAACGCGCGTTGCACCAATTTTCTGTAAGAATAAGATCTGACCTTCGTTATGAGTTGTTAATTGAGTAGAAGCATGAATATCTAACGTTGGAAAATGCTTTTTAACAATATTGAAAACACCTAAGTCTTGCACAATGATGCCATCAATACCACTGTTAACCAGTTTATTAAGCAGACGCACTAAGCTAACAACTTCGTGTTCTAAGATCACGACGTTAAGGGTTAAAAAGACTTCACAGCTGTGTTCGTGTGCAAGTCGTAATACGCCATTTAGCTCATCAAATGAAAGATTGGACGCACGGTTACGGGCATTGAACATATCCAAACCACAGTAGACAGCATTTGCACCAGCTACAATCGCCGCTTTAATCGCTTCTACATCACCACCCGGTGCCAATAATTCTATTTTTCTACTCATGCGAAATAACCCACTTATTGCTTTTATTGTAATTTTTTGAGGGGGCATTCTACCTGTATATGCAGGTCAATGCTATGAATTCGGGGGTATTGATCTAGATCAAGGTTTCTACATGCTCATTACAGGGCTAAATAGTGCTTATAATGTAGTAAAAATAGCGCAAGGTGTGATTGAATATTACCACGAACATCCAGGGTATGTTTTTGTACCATTAATTATCGATACTGATAACTAAAATACGGTGAGTTAAGTCATTAACTCACCGTCATCGATAAAACTGAACGCAACTAAAAGCTAGTTTTCATCAGGGACTAATTGTTTCACCGCGTTAGGTAATACCGTTACGATCATGCCACGAACAGGATGCCATAATGCTGATAACAGTAATAATGCTGCCCCTATCGCAACACCAGTAATAGCAAAATTAGTACCTACATCGCCATACATACTCATCAAGCTTGATAATGCATACAATACATATATCAGTGATGACACCATAAAGGCACGGCGATCAATAATAATAGAAACAAGTGACATCAATAAGTACAACGCAATAATAATCACGATACTGCTAATGCTTTCCTCGCCGTTTAGAATTCCCACACTTAAAAATACCGGGTGAATAATCAAAGGTGCTGATAATAAATGTAACCAGAATGCCGTATCAGTACGATTAGTAACACGTTCACGATCGGAAGAATCCCAATACATAGCAAACAAGAAAGTCAAAATACCACAGGAAAATATCACTACCAGTATCCAATCTGTTAATACATTGATCGTTTCAGGCGTCGTAAATGTTGATATGAATGAAGACACGATGAAGCCGATCATTGCAGCAGTACCCGCTGCAATCGTAATTGGCACATTGAAGCGACGCCAATGACAGAAAGCGGCAATAACCGATACACCAGTCGCAGCAATAATAGCTTGCTCATCAAGCGATGAAAATACTTCCATTGATAACTTAAACACACCACCAATAAAGGCGAGTAATAGCATAATCGCGGGAAATGCCATTTTTCTTTTCAGTACAAAAAACTCAGCAAGTGCCCATGATAATCCAGCAAACGTCGCTAAACCTAATCGAGGGTCTATGGATTTAACCACCCACAATGATGAGAACAATAGCAACGCACAAGCAATAACAATGAAAATATCGTTAAAACCGCCAATTAAACGAAAATTTTCTTCATCCGCAATCGTCACTTGTTTTGATAACACTTGATCACGCCGAAACTCCTCAACGGACGAAGCAGTAAAAATTCCTTTATCTATAGCATGGTTAAGGTCTTCATCTGTATACATAGTGGTCCTAAAAGTGTTATTAATAATATATATTATTTGCAAAGACCTAAAGTGTATTAACTTTGCTTGTAAGGAACAAGAATTTTCTAATATTTGACTATATTCCCTTTCATTTTAATGGCTATAGCTTTTAATAAGCTTCATTTTAAATATATAGTAAATTAGCGTATACATTCATCCAGTGCCTTTCGCACCATTGCCAGTACTGCCACTGTCATACGCAGTTTTAACAAGGAGACGTTGTGAACCCACAAAATTATTTTAACCAGCTTAATGACGACTATTTAGCACTTCATCGCCGTAAAGAAGATCTATTTTGGCGAACTTACATGGGCACCAGCGATGACCACGAAGGTTTTGCAGCGGCAGAAGCTAAACTCAGCGCATTTATCTCAGACCCAAGTCACATTCAAACGACACGTTGCAACCTTGACGTGCTATTACAATTAACCGATGAAGATGATGAGCTGGTGCAAGGACTCAAAGGTTGGTTAGCCTTTTTCGATGCCAATGCAATTGAAAGCGCGGAGGGCAGAGATAAAATGGCCGCCCTCATTCGCAGTGAATCGGCATTATTTACTAAACGCCAAGATTACCTGATGTATTGTAATGATGAAAACGGGGATAAGCAGCAAGCATCTTTAACCGTACTCGCCGCGAATATTCGCACCAGCAATAACGAAGGTGTTAGACAATCGGCACATCAAGCATTATTAGATCTTGAGCAATGGGTGCTAAATAATGGTTATATCGAACTGGTTAAACAGCGCAATGACTTTGCTCGTCAACAAGGATTCCGTAACTTCTTTGATTACAAAGTAAATAAAACCGAACAGATGACACCAGAGCAACTATTCACTATTTTAGATGATTTTGAATTACGCACGCGTGAAGGTAACCTTAGCAGCATCCAAAATTTAGCCGAAGCTAAAGGTGACAGCGCGATTCAAGGTCATAATTTTAGCTTTATGTACGCTGGAGATGCAGCACGTCAACTTGACCCTTACGTACCATTCTCAAAATCATTACGTCGCTGGATTGAATCATTCGGTCGCCTAAATATAGATTACTCACAAGCCGATATGACCCTCGATTTATTAGACCGTCCCGGTAAATACCAAAATGGTTTCTGCCACGGTCCTATCCCATCCTTTTATGCTGAAGATAAGTGGCAAGCGGGTAAAATCAATTTCACCAGTAACGCGAAGCCCGATCAAATAGGTAGTGGTTATGACGGTATCAATACCTTGTTCCATGAAGGTGGTCATGCCGCTCACTTTGCTAATATTAAATTAAACTCTCCGTGCTTCTCACAAGAGTTTGCACCAACATCAATGGCATATGCTGAAACGCAATCTATGTTCTGCGATAGCTTATTAAACGACGGTGATTGGCTTAAACAATATGCTTATAACGCCGATGGCGAAGTTGTACCCGATGACGTGATCCAAGCATTAATAGCTGCAAAACAGCCGTTCAAAGCTTATCAAGAACGCAGTATTCTGGTTGTGCCTTATTTCGAATGGGCCGTATATAGCTGTGATGAAGAATTACTTACACCTGAATATTTAACAACTTTAGCGCGTGATACTGAGCAACGTATTCTTGGTTTAGCAGCAAGTCCACGCCCATTACTCGCTGTTCCGCATTTGCTATCGCAAGAAGCCGCTTGCTCTTACCAAGGCTATCTACTCGCGCACATGGCGGTATATCAAACTCGCGCTTACTTTACTAAAGAGTTTGGCTACCTGACGGACAACCCTGCAATTGGACCATTACTGGCTGAACATTACTGGAAACCGGGCAACAGCATTAGCCACGATGCAACATTACGCAGCTTAACTGGCGAAGGTTTTTCTGCTGCTTACCTCGCAGACACCTGTAATAAAACCAGTGAGCAAGCTTGGCTACAAGAACAAGCAAAAATCAAAGCCGCGCAAAAAAGAACTCGAGTTCAACCAGCTGCATTAAACGCTAAAATCAGTATTGTTGATGGTGCCGAAACCATTGCTGATAATCATATTTCTGATGGCCAGTTATGCGATGATTTTGAGACTTATATTACACAACGTTATGGAAATAACTGTTAGATAAACAGATAAATAAGTACGTATCACCTGTCAATAATTAGGGATACGTACACTCTTCTCACCATAATTACCCCCCTCCATATCTTCTAATCTTCCACTAATACAACCACTCACCCTGATCAACATTTGATCAACATCACAAAACCAGCCTAATCAAGCTTCACACTTTACTATTTAAATCAGCAACATACCAAGAGAACTCATCTGACCAGCGCGGTTAAAAAACACACAGAACACACGCGAATAGATATTACTAAATAGGTATAATAAATGTCAATAAAAATGATTTTCGTTTGCATTTAATGCGATTACGCTCTATTTAAATGATACCCATCATTGATAATTTAAATTTATAATTCTATAAATCAGGTTCTGAAAGTCGAATAGGGAAGTTAATGACCATTTGGCAGCAGGTAATAACTCTCGCTCAATAAGGAACCCAGCAACATGAAAAATAAAATCAATAAAAAAAATTATCTATTAAACTCAATGGCAATAGCGACAGCTATTTCAGCCTTAGGGATTAGCTATGCAAATGCTTTTCCTCAGTTTGACGAACACGACTTACCAATGAAATACATAGTTAAATTCAAAGACACCGCCGCAGATGCACCGTCTATGATGGGGCTCAATCCCGTTTGGGGTGCCAAGCTACTTCAAGAATCAGTTCTCGAACGAGTAAACGCCAAAAAAGTAGAAAAACTCGGAAGTAAACCGCTTTATAGTGTAGAGATTGAACCACAAGCACTGGCGAACTTACAACTCAACGCTGAAATTGAATACGTAGAATTAGACCCGCCACGTTTTTTATTAAGCGAGTCCATTCCTTGGGGGCAAGGTGCCATTAATGCTGCGGGGTTAAACGATAGTAATACCGGAAATCGGACCATTTGTATTATTGATTCTGGCTACGATCTTACTCACAATGACCTAAGCGGTAATCAAGTCGCTGGTACTAACGATAGCGGCACAGGCAGTTGGAGCTC is part of the Moritella viscosa genome and encodes:
- a CDS encoding membrane protein — its product is MYTDEDLNHAIDKGIFTASSVEEFRRDQVLSKQVTIADEENFRLIGGFNDIFIVIACALLLFSSLWVVKSIDPRLGLATFAGLSWALAEFFVLKRKMAFPAIMLLLAFIGGVFKLSMEVFSSLDEQAIIAATGVSVIAAFCHWRRFNVPITIAAGTAAMIGFIVSSFISTFTTPETINVLTDWILVVIFSCGILTFLFAMYWDSSDRERVTNRTDTAFWLHLLSAPLIIHPVFLSVGILNGEESISSIVIIIALYLLMSLVSIIIDRRAFMVSSLIYVLYALSSLMSMYGDVGTNFAITGVAIGAALLLLSALWHPVRGMIVTVLPNAVKQLVPDEN
- a CDS encoding peptidase, family U32 — protein: MSRKIELLAPGGDVEAIKAAIVAGANAVYCGLDMFNARNRASNLSFDELNGVLRLAHEHSCEVFLTLNVVILEHEVVSLVRLLNKLVNSGIDGIIVQDLGVFNIVKKHFPTLDIHASTQLTTHNEGQILFLQKIGATRVNLSRELNLGEIKQLTTVAHDHDVLTEVFVHGALCIAFSGQCYSSSVSVGNSGNRGRCSQACRDEYEVTAEGHRFPLNLKDNSAYFDLPQLVDAGVDSLKVEGRIKGAHYVYTVVDTWRKQINNFVESGKLLADDGNLHKVFNRSFTNSFLQGDLNKKMFTDNPRDNSVNYAVEKSDAISVVQIHDVKQDLYTDKNALGAELAEKIKDLSIDKIGLTLVFTAKENGPLTVNIMAGNTSFEVKSDSVLRIADEISITPETVEKRFRSFNNATFDLAPMNFDNFDKNLTVPFKELTELKNQVAFLLNGSRDVVKHVDVPALPKHPKIEQTPKLSLLIANVKDLHLADVTDAYIYFKIPESLKKNCPKHIKLLQENPRLIPWFPAVLIGKDYLESVKILEEVKPKRIVTNNTGIAYKAFEMGIEWVAGPFLNTTNSHALLTLQEELNCAGAFISNEINRGQIRNITRPKNFKMFYSIYHPILMMTSRQCFFQQTVGCKKPAIEDGCMLKCEKATTITNVKGISFAVDKQKGGYPSIYNDEQFLNFDVVNDFSDLFDEFFIDLTNIGAGSKKEQDKVELIKYFESLLAGDDTSKVALNNLVPVATNAQYTQGL
- a CDS encoding glucosyltransferase, family 28, translated to MPNRKVLVIASAGGHLTQALCACSHVNDIVLVTTMSLVNEDKIKKIYTMWSTQKNAFIHFVNIFYALYVLLRERPRTVFTTGGPLVLPFALVCKFLPLKFVYLDTLSRVVELSNTGRFIHKYKLYDEFMSQWEGIAREYNVEYVGKTFDLAGKTNKVITPLQPPEKPLVLVTTGTNTYPFPRLITAMAKLDIYRDPNVRWFIQTGGFEIEEKPANGEIAAIVPKDKMDALVKESSLVISHCGVGSINHMLTFQKQVVFVPRLARFGEFSDDHQLQIAKELCNPNMKVVYPDELLPEYSAADLISIPRYDKAIDITNHAFASVIDKKLFVEQREDSYG
- a CDS encoding peptidase, family M3 — its product is MNPQNYFNQLNDDYLALHRRKEDLFWRTYMGTSDDHEGFAAAEAKLSAFISDPSHIQTTRCNLDVLLQLTDEDDELVQGLKGWLAFFDANAIESAEGRDKMAALIRSESALFTKRQDYLMYCNDENGDKQQASLTVLAANIRTSNNEGVRQSAHQALLDLEQWVLNNGYIELVKQRNDFARQQGFRNFFDYKVNKTEQMTPEQLFTILDDFELRTREGNLSSIQNLAEAKGDSAIQGHNFSFMYAGDAARQLDPYVPFSKSLRRWIESFGRLNIDYSQADMTLDLLDRPGKYQNGFCHGPIPSFYAEDKWQAGKINFTSNAKPDQIGSGYDGINTLFHEGGHAAHFANIKLNSPCFSQEFAPTSMAYAETQSMFCDSLLNDGDWLKQYAYNADGEVVPDDVIQALIAAKQPFKAYQERSILVVPYFEWAVYSCDEELLTPEYLTTLARDTEQRILGLAASPRPLLAVPHLLSQEAACSYQGYLLAHMAVYQTRAYFTKEFGYLTDNPAIGPLLAEHYWKPGNSISHDATLRSLTGEGFSAAYLADTCNKTSEQAWLQEQAKIKAAQKRTRVQPAALNAKISIVDGAETIADNHISDGQLCDDFETYITQRYGNNC
- a CDS encoding glycosyl transferase, group 1, encoding MNILHIHSDYPDGRNDQSTPAVKSLLDATSGISNTVFVIHRTPWPWLVRVIPHNHKLYSVYYWGLPFGLALTLSLFLARYLLFNLIKKQQIKYQLIHGHKLAIDGTLGAAIANQIGIPYFLSVRGGTDVRILQRKSFLRSRWKKVLEEAEHIFWVSSWAKNPIKKMLKSTINTSAAQSSLLPNPCEMSQLADICKNNRVAHFVTVFRFEQYERKGIMPLLAAISRLSVAYPDIKLDIYGSGSESKIKIVQSKINALSLSEKVTIKGCIDNKLLQQKLKQYAAFLLPSKNESFGMVFVEALFSGLPILYHANTGIDGYLDDIDVGIKVRNQDIDELENKVEELIVRHEFFQSRIKCALETHALDIFEKKTVVNHYQSLVDGLNLEYRNAK